DNA from Pseudomonas mendocina:
GACACCAGGGTAATTGCGGTGACGGTGGTGGCCGCGAGCAGGCCGGGCAACGCCTCGGGCAGCAGCGCGCGGGTGATGATCTGCCAGGTGGTGGCGCCCATCGCCTGGGTCGCCTCGATGATGCCGCGTTCCACTTCACGCAGGGCGGTTTCCACCAGGCGCGCGAAGAACGGCGTGGCTCCAACCACCAGTGGCGGTATGGCGCCGGCGACGCCCAGCGAGGTGCCGACCAACAGCTCGGTGAAGGGAATCATCAGGATCAGCAGGATGACGAAGGGTACCGAGCGCAGGATGTTCACCACCAGCGACAGCGCGCCGTACAGGGCCTTCTGCTCGAACAGCTGGCGCGGGCCGGTGAGGAACAGCAGCACGCCAAGCGGCAGGCCGAGCAGCACGGTGAACAGCATCGAGCCGAGCAGCATGTTCAGGGTGTCGAGGCTGGCCTGCCAGATTTCCGGCCAGAACACGTTGGGCAGCAGTTGTTCGAGCATCAGCGCAGTACCTCCAGATGCACGTCGGCGGCGCCGAAGCGCGCCAGCGCGGCGTCGATGTCGCCACCGGTCAGGGCCAGGGTGAGCTGGCCGTAGGGAGTGTCCTTGATGCGGTCGATGCGCCCGGCGAGGATGCTGTAGTCCACTCCGGTTTCACGGGCCACGGTGCCCAGCAGCGGCGCGTAGGTCGCGTCGCCCTGGAAGGTCAGGCGTAGGATGCGGCCTTCGACATGGGCGAAGTCATCGCGCTGTTCGGCCTCGTCGACGTGCTCGGACTCCTGCACGAAGCGCCGTGTGGTCGGGTGCTTCGGGTGCAGGAACACCTCGGCTACCGGGCCTTCCTCGACGATGACGCCGGCATCCATCACCGCCACGCGGTCGCAGACGCGGCGAATCACGTCCATTTCGTGGGTGATCAGTACGATGGTCAGGCCCAGCTCGCGGTTGATCTCGGCCAGCAACTGCAGCACGGCAGTAGTGGTTTGCGGGTCGAGGGCGCTGGTGGCCTCGTCGCACAGCAGGATCTTTGGCCGCGTGCTCAGCGCACGGGCGATGCCAACGCGCTGCTTCTGCCCACCGGAGAGCTGCGCTGGGTATTTGTTGGCGTGATCCTGCAGGCCGACGCGGGCCAGCAGCTCGGCGACGCGGGCGTCGATCTCGGCGCGGCTCAGCTCGCCGGCCAGGCGCAGCGGCATGGCGATGTTGTCAGCGACGGTCTTCGACGACAGCAGGTTGAAGTGCTGGAAGATCATCCCGACCTGTTGGCGGAAGCGGCGCAGGCCGCCTGCGTCGAGTGCGGTGACGTCGATGCCGTCGATCTCGATGCGACCGCCGGAAGGTTCCTCCAGGCGGTTGATCAGGCGCAGCAGGGTGCTCTTGCCGGCGCCGGAATGGCCGATGATGCCGAACACCTGGCCGCTGCCGACCTGCAGCGTGGTGGGCTGCAGTGCCGGAATCTCGCGGCCTGCGACGCGGTAGGCCTTGTGGACGGATTGAAACTGGATCACGCGAACGACCTTTTGGGTGTGTTCAGTCGCCGGCTCCAGAGGGTTGTCGAGCCGGCCATCGAGCGCCGGGTAGGGCGCAAAAGTGCGCTAGTTTACCCGGCAGTGTTTAGGCCGAGAAAATCTTTGTAGGCCTATGTTTATTACAAAATGGCATTACCGATCAGCGGTAGTGCGAGCGCCCTTCCTTAGTTGCGTTGTGGGCTCAACAGCAGGCGCGGTACCTGTTGTGGCGCGATCTTCTGGCTCAACTGCGGACGGAAGCTCGGGTCGAGCTTCTTGATCCGCGCCGAGAGCAGCGCCGCGACCCAGGGGTAATCCTTGGCCTCGCGTACTTCGATGCGCACCGCACAGCGAAAGGTCACGACATCGGCGGCCACGCCGTCGAGCAGCCGGCGCAGGTTTTCGTTGTCCTGGCTGTCCAGCATAGGCAACGCCACGACGCTGGTGGCGGCGCTCGGGTCGATCAGGCGTGCTTTGGGTGTGCTCTCGACCACGGGTGTCGGCTGGCTCGCAGCTGTGGGAGCGGTTGCTGTCTTGGCCGCGGCCTGGCGTTCACTGGCCAGGCGTTGCTGGCGCAGTTGTTCCATGCGCTCGGCATCGAGCTTGGCGGCCGCTTCGCGGGCCTGCTGCTCGGCTGCTGCCTGGCGGGCAGAGCGGGCGCTGTCGATGGCCTGGTTGAGGTCATGGCTCAGGGCCGGGGCTTGCGGCATCAGGCTGCGAGCCTGGCCCAGCGCCTGCGCGGCGCGATCCAGATCACCCTGTTGCAGCGCTTCCTGGCCTTGCTGCATGTAGGCTTCGGCCAGTTGGCGCTGGTACTGCTCCAGGCGCGTGTCGCGGCTGGCGCGTTGCTGCAGCGCGCTGAGCTGACCGCGCGCATCGTCAAGGCGTTCTTCGGCCAGGCTCAGGTCGAGCTGGCGGAAGGCGATGACCAGATCATCGACAGGCGGCACGCTGGGCGACGGCGTGTTCTGGCAGCCGACCAGCAGCAGAACCAGAAAAAGAGGAAGACCACGAAAAGCGAACGACTTCATGACTACGCGTCTCGAATTGTGCAAAAAACGCGCAATCATACAGGTTCGTACCGCTGATTTCACCTCGATCGGCCGCGCCGTAGCCCGGATTGCATCCGGGCTACGCAGAGCACGCCATCAGGTGTTGCGCTTGGGCAACGCGAAGCTGGCCAGAAACAGCGCGGCTGCGCTGACCACGATGGACGGACCTGCGGGTGTGTCCTGGTACCAGGACAGGCTGAGCCCTGCACACACGGCCACCAGGCCGAGCAGGCTGGCGCCTATCGCCATCTGCTCCGGCGTGCGCGCATGGCGCTGGGCAGCAGCGGCCGGGATGATCAGCAACGAGGTGATCAGCAGCACGCCGACGATCTTCATCGCCACAGCGATCACCACGGCGATCAGCAGCATCAACGCCAGGCGAATCGCTGCTACCGGCAGGCCTTCGACCCGCGCCAACTCTTCATGCACCGTGATTGCCAGCAGGGGGCGCCACAGCCAGGCCAGCACTGCCAGCACCAGCGCGCTCCCCCCCATGATCCAGGCCAGGTCGGTAGGGCTGACGGCGAGCAGGTCGCCGAACAGATAGCTCATCAGGTCGATGCGCACGTCGTGCATGAAGCTCAACGCCACCAGGCCCAGTGACAGGGTGCTGTGGGCGAGGATACCGAGCAGGGTGTCGGAGGCCAGCGGCTGGCGCTGCTGCAAGGTCACCAGCAGCACAGCCAGCAGCACGCAGCCGACGGTCACGGTGAGGGTTGGGCTGACGTCGAGCATCAGGCCCAGCGCTACGCCGAGCAGGGCGGCATGGGACAGGGTGTCGCCAAAATAGGCCATGCGCCGCCACACGACGAAGGAGCCGAGTGGGCCGGCTACCAGGGCCAGCGTCAGGCCGGCGAGCAGGGCGTTGAGAAGAAAATCGGGCATCAGTGCTTGCAACCAGGGCCGTGAACGTGGGCCGGGCCGTGGATGGTCAGGCCGGGCTTGACCACGCCGCCATGCAGGTCGTGATCGTGGTCGTGATGGTGGTGATAGACGGCCAGGCTCTTGGCATCCTGACCGAACAGCTCGATGAAGGCGGGATCAAAGCTGACCTGCTCCGGGTGACCGGAACAGCACACATGGCGGTTGAGGCAGACCACCTGATCGGTGGCGCTCATCACCAGGTGCAGGTCGTGCGACACCATCAGCACGCCGCAGCCGTGGCGCTCGCGTAGCCGCGAGATCAGTCGGTACAACTCGGCCTGACCAGCGACGTCGACGCCCTGTACCGGCTCGTCGAGCACCAGCAGTTGCGGTTCGCGCAGCAGGGCGCGGGCCAGCAGCACGCGCTGCATCTCGCCACCGGAAATGCTCTGCAGCGGGCTGTCGATCACCTGCTCGGCGCCGACCTCGGCCAGTGCTGCCAGTGCGAGCTTGCGATCCACCCCCGGCACCAGGCGCAGGAAGCGCAGCACCGACAGCGGCAGGGTGGCATCGACATGCAGCTTCTGCGGCATGTAGCCGATGCGCAGGCGCGGTGCGCGGCGTACGTTGCCGCGTTCCGGTTGCAGCAGGCCGAGTACCACGCGCACCAGGGTGGTCTTGCCGGCGCCGTTGGGGCCGATCAGGGTGACGATCTCGCCCG
Protein-coding regions in this window:
- the znuC gene encoding zinc ABC transporter ATP-binding protein ZnuC, with the protein product MNDALIRLDGVAVSFNGQAVLDDVQLSVQPGEIVTLIGPNGAGKTTLVRVVLGLLQPERGNVRRAPRLRIGYMPQKLHVDATLPLSVLRFLRLVPGVDRKLALAALAEVGAEQVIDSPLQSISGGEMQRVLLARALLREPQLLVLDEPVQGVDVAGQAELYRLISRLRERHGCGVLMVSHDLHLVMSATDQVVCLNRHVCCSGHPEQVSFDPAFIELFGQDAKSLAVYHHHHDHDHDLHGGVVKPGLTIHGPAHVHGPGCKH
- a CDS encoding methionine ABC transporter ATP-binding protein, yielding MIQFQSVHKAYRVAGREIPALQPTTLQVGSGQVFGIIGHSGAGKSTLLRLINRLEEPSGGRIEIDGIDVTALDAGGLRRFRQQVGMIFQHFNLLSSKTVADNIAMPLRLAGELSRAEIDARVAELLARVGLQDHANKYPAQLSGGQKQRVGIARALSTRPKILLCDEATSALDPQTTTAVLQLLAEINRELGLTIVLITHEMDVIRRVCDRVAVMDAGVIVEEGPVAEVFLHPKHPTTRRFVQESEHVDEAEQRDDFAHVEGRILRLTFQGDATYAPLLGTVARETGVDYSILAGRIDRIKDTPYGQLTLALTGGDIDAALARFGAADVHLEVLR
- a CDS encoding methionine ABC transporter permease, which produces MLEQLLPNVFWPEIWQASLDTLNMLLGSMLFTVLLGLPLGVLLFLTGPRQLFEQKALYGALSLVVNILRSVPFVILLILMIPFTELLVGTSLGVAGAIPPLVVGATPFFARLVETALREVERGIIEATQAMGATTWQIITRALLPEALPGLLAATTVTAITLVSYTAMSGLIGGGGLGDLAVRYGYQRYQPDVMAVTVILLLILVQVLQMVGDRLVVHFSRK
- a CDS encoding PA5502 family lipoprotein, with amino-acid sequence MKSFAFRGLPLFLVLLLVGCQNTPSPSVPPVDDLVIAFRQLDLSLAEERLDDARGQLSALQQRASRDTRLEQYQRQLAEAYMQQGQEALQQGDLDRAAQALGQARSLMPQAPALSHDLNQAIDSARSARQAAAEQQAREAAAKLDAERMEQLRQQRLASERQAAAKTATAPTAASQPTPVVESTPKARLIDPSAATSVVALPMLDSQDNENLRRLLDGVAADVVTFRCAVRIEVREAKDYPWVAALLSARIKKLDPSFRPQLSQKIAPQQVPRLLLSPQRN
- the znuB gene encoding zinc ABC transporter permease subunit ZnuB gives rise to the protein MPDFLLNALLAGLTLALVAGPLGSFVVWRRMAYFGDTLSHAALLGVALGLMLDVSPTLTVTVGCVLLAVLLVTLQQRQPLASDTLLGILAHSTLSLGLVALSFMHDVRIDLMSYLFGDLLAVSPTDLAWIMGGSALVLAVLAWLWRPLLAITVHEELARVEGLPVAAIRLALMLLIAVVIAVAMKIVGVLLITSLLIIPAAAAQRHARTPEQMAIGASLLGLVAVCAGLSLSWYQDTPAGPSIVVSAAALFLASFALPKRNT